In the genome of Desulfatiglans sp., one region contains:
- a CDS encoding pilus assembly protein PilM, which translates to MMPGKILGIDISKSYVSAVQVISGLKGYQVISCFYEPVTDNNPLFALEKVAGRSDLKSDRYFISIPPSGISFRNIETPFKDAKKIRQTLPFEIESHVPFSVDGIIIDYIHSDLDNPAALLTAAVGKPAVSGYIDLLQKAGVDPDIIDVRPVPVVSSLLDQEKSPLNGIYLDLEPEHPSLVIFKGKRIVVIRELPCAVTQQAEISESEKIGRSASESVEAIIRAICIESAKTLHSYNTRARNSFNPEKIYFGGRLSGYRDAQSIISSLFETPSERLNIAREGKLRMELKLSAVYDPALMDNALALAVKETGKNSGFNFRRDEYKAKKSILGQVKNIRLTIIMLALLFLMLIINQGTDYYFMSRRHSEVNREFDKKVPEFSGIKSTRGKITAARQRLKNLNSPSSDLSNEINPDQRVLDIIRDLSVRITDQYPFDISTLTIRSSEVTITAVTDSFDTVSKIKNVLKSSDLYKNVIEIKREQKGDGVILDLKLERAD; encoded by the coding sequence ATGATGCCCGGAAAGATATTAGGAATAGACATCTCAAAGAGCTATGTATCTGCGGTTCAGGTGATAAGCGGGTTAAAGGGGTATCAGGTAATATCATGCTTTTATGAACCTGTTACTGATAATAATCCATTATTTGCCCTAGAAAAGGTGGCTGGCCGAAGTGACCTGAAAAGCGACAGGTATTTTATTTCTATCCCTCCATCCGGGATATCCTTCAGGAATATAGAGACCCCATTTAAAGATGCAAAAAAGATCAGGCAGACCCTCCCATTTGAGATAGAGAGCCATGTGCCCTTTTCTGTGGACGGGATTATAATAGACTACATCCATTCTGATCTGGATAACCCCGCTGCCCTGCTTACCGCAGCAGTTGGGAAACCTGCTGTTTCAGGGTATATTGATCTCCTTCAAAAGGCCGGGGTTGACCCTGACATAATAGATGTAAGGCCTGTGCCTGTTGTTTCCTCTCTTCTGGATCAGGAAAAGAGCCCGTTAAACGGTATATACCTTGACCTTGAACCGGAACACCCCTCCCTTGTGATCTTCAAGGGGAAAAGGATTGTTGTTATAAGGGAGTTACCCTGCGCAGTAACGCAGCAGGCGGAAATCAGCGAGTCTGAAAAAATAGGCCGGTCTGCTTCAGAATCTGTTGAAGCGATCATCAGGGCCATATGCATTGAGAGCGCAAAGACCCTCCATTCATATAACACACGGGCCAGGAACAGTTTTAATCCTGAAAAGATCTATTTTGGCGGCAGGCTCTCCGGCTACAGGGATGCCCAGTCCATAATAAGCAGCCTTTTTGAGACCCCTTCCGAGAGGCTAAATATTGCACGAGAGGGTAAACTGCGGATGGAGCTCAAACTTTCTGCGGTTTATGACCCCGCATTAATGGATAATGCCCTTGCCCTTGCTGTAAAGGAGACAGGGAAAAACAGCGGCTTTAATTTCAGGAGAGATGAGTACAAGGCTAAAAAGAGTATTCTGGGCCAGGTGAAGAACATCAGGCTCACCATTATCATGCTTGCCCTCCTCTTTTTAATGCTGATCATAAACCAGGGCACTGATTACTATTTTATGAGCAGGAGGCATTCAGAGGTTAACCGGGAATTTGATAAAAAAGTACCTGAGTTCAGCGGGATAAAAAGCACCAGGGGAAAGATAACTGCGGCCAGGCAGAGACTTAAAAACCTCAACAGCCCCTCATCCGATCTGTCAAATGAGATAAACCCTGACCAGAGGGTGCTTGATATCATAAGGGACCTGTCGGTCAGGATAACTGATCAATACCCTTTTGATATAAGCACATTAACAATAAGAAGCAGCGAGGTCACTATAACAGCAGTAACCGACAGCTTTGATACGGTTTCAAAGATAAAAAATGTCCTTAAGTCATCTGACCTTTATAAAAATGTAATAGAGATAAAACGCGAACAGAAAGGTGATGGGGTCATACTTGACCTGAAGCTTGAAAGGGCTGATTAG